In the Gymnogyps californianus isolate 813 chromosome 3, ASM1813914v2, whole genome shotgun sequence genome, one interval contains:
- the TAAR1 gene encoding trace amine-associated receptor 1: MYLSIRKNSTCAAYLRGFETSGRMQLCCESVNGSCIRSSWSNSIRVSMYIFMVCIILATVVGNLTVIISISHFKQLHTPTNFLILSMATVDFLLGFLIMPCSMVRSVEHCWYFGELFCKIHTSTDIMLSTASIFHLSFISIDRYYAVCDPLRYKAKINTFVILVMIFVSWMVPAAFAFGMIFLDLNLRGAEEIYNHVHCAGGCFVIFSETSGVVASIVSFYIPGFVMLYIYRKIYSVAKRQARSIDAISQKQMRFEMKHHISFCRERKAAKTLGIIMGVFLICWSPFFFFTATNPFMNYVIPPTLIDALVWFGYLNSTFNPIVYAFFYMWFRRALKMILFGKVFQQDSSRTHLFLE, encoded by the coding sequence ATGTATCTCAGCATTAGGAAAAACAGTACCTGTGCTGCATACCTACGTGGATTTGAGACCTCAGGAAGGATGCAACTGTGCTGTGAATCCGTAAATGGCTCTTGCATAAGGAGCAGCTGGTCAAACAGTATCCGTGTTTCCATGTATATCTTCATGGTTTGCATTATTCTGGCCACAGTGGTTGGAAATTTGACAGTTATCATCTCAATATCACATTTCAAGCAGCTCCATACGCCTACCAATTTCCTGATACTTTCTATGGCTACAGTAGACTTTCTGCTGGGATTCCTCATCATGCCTTGCAGCATGGTGCGCTCTGTTGAGCACTGCTGGTATTTTGGGGAGCTCTTCTGCAAGATCCACACGAGCACGGACATTATGCTGAGCACAGCTTCCATCTTCCATCTTTCCTTCATATCCATCGACCGTTACTATGCTGTATGTGACCCTCTAAGATACAAAGCAAAGATAAATACTTTTGTTATCCTGGTCATGATATTTGTAAGTTGGATGgtccctgctgcttttgcttttgggaTGATCTTTCTAGACCTAAACTTGCGAGGGGCAGAAGAGATTTATAATCATGTCCATTGTGCAGGAGGATGCTTTGTCATTTTTAGCGAAACTTCAGGTGTTGTGGCCTCCATAGTGTCTTTTTACATCCCTGGATTTGTTATGCTGTACATTTATAGGAAAATATACTCTGTAGCCAAGAGGCAGGCAAGATCCATTGATGCAATTAGCCAAAAACAGATGCGATTTGAAATGAAGCACCACATTTCattctgcagagaaaggaaagctgcCAAGACATTAGGCATAATAATGGGAGTGTTTCTCATCTGCTGGAGTCCATTCTTCTTCTTTACAGCAACCAATCCATTTATGAATTATGTGATACCTCCTACTCTCATTGatgctttggtttggtttggttatTTAAATTCTACATTTAACCCAattgtttatgcatttttttacatGTGGTTTCGCAGGGCATTAAAGATGATTCTGTTTGGAAAAGTTTTTCAACAGGACTCTTCCAGGACTCATTTGTTTTTAGAGTAA